The Desulfobulbaceae bacterium DNA window TTGGTATTGCCATGGTAGTGTTTCCTTATTTTACGTTCGTTATAATGATACTTCAGCTAGTATGATTGAATATACCGTAATTTTACTGAAATGGAAACGACAAAATGCCAGGACCTGTTTGTCTTTGTGCAACCGTCGGTAATTAAGTTCTTTTGTGAAGTGAAAATTAAGTTTAATGTGGTTGGCCACGGAGGAATGACAGGCTTTTATCTAGCATAAAATTATTCCTATTTTTTGTCAATAAGTTGGTTGGGGTAATAATGACGATAAGTTGAATTGTTTTTTGACGTTAAAAATATCAGAAAAACCAAAAAAGAAGCGCGTCTGATTTTAGATTTTGGGGAACTCATATATTTCCCTGTAACTTCGCAAGTTGATTGGGCCGTGGCTGAACGGTAAAGTCTTTGTTCTTATTCCTGGCAGGAGGAGTCTAGAAATGACATTTATTTCTTGGTTAGCTATACCGATTTTAGGTGTTGTGCTGATGATCGCCCTGGATCTTATGCGTGGCAACCGTACAATCCGTGACTTGAGTTCGGTGCCGGTAATTTGGGGTAATCTCCCTCGTGTTTCGCTGATTGTCGCTGCGCGGAACGAGGCTCGGCACATTCGCGAGGCGCTTCAGTCCCATCTCGCGCTGGACTATCCTGATTATGAACTGATCGTAGTAAATGATCGCTCCGAGGATGAGACCGGGTTGATTCTTGACGACATGGCGTTTCACCAGCCTCGATTATCAGTTATTCATCTCGACTCTTTGCCGCCTGGATGGTTGGGGAAAAATCATGCCCTGTATCTGGGCGCGAAACAGGCCGATGGAGATTTGTTCCTCTTTACCGATGCCGATATCGTGATGAGACCCAGTGTTCTGACTCGGGCGGTGTGCTTGATGCGTGACCAGGGTCTTGATCACCTGACGGTCTCGCCCTCAATAACTATGCCGACCCACGTCTTACAGATCTTCGGGGCTTCTTTTGTTATTTTTTTTGCGATGTTTGTCCGTCCATGGAAGGTTCGCGACCCTAAGAGTTCATGTCATGTGGGAATTGGGGCCTTCAATCTGATCAGGAGTGATGTCTATCGGAGTGTGGGTGGCCATGAGGTGATTCGGTTGCGACCGGATGATGATGTCAAGCTTGGCAAGATTGTTAAGCAGGGAGGGTATTGTTCTGACTTTGCTTTTGGCAAGGACCTGATGAGTGTCGAGTGGTACGCTTCGGTCGGGGAGGTGATACGGGGGCTTGAAAAGAACGCCTTTGCCGGTTGTGACTACCGAATTTCCTTGGTGCTTTTTGGCGTTGCTTTTCTTCTCGTGTTCGCGGTCTGGCCGTATCTGGCTGTGGTGGTCTGTGAGGGGACGTCGAAGATTATTTATGGGGCTGTGGTCTTGATATGGACCTT harbors:
- a CDS encoding glycosyltransferase, with protein sequence MTFISWLAIPILGVVLMIALDLMRGNRTIRDLSSVPVIWGNLPRVSLIVAARNEARHIREALQSHLALDYPDYELIVVNDRSEDETGLILDDMAFHQPRLSVIHLDSLPPGWLGKNHALYLGAKQADGDLFLFTDADIVMRPSVLTRAVCLMRDQGLDHLTVSPSITMPTHVLQIFGASFVIFFAMFVRPWKVRDPKSSCHVGIGAFNLIRSDVYRSVGGHEVIRLRPDDDVKLGKIVKQGGYCSDFAFGKDLMSVEWYASVGEVIRGLEKNAFAGCDYRISLVLFGVAFLLVFAVWPYLAVVVCEGTSKIIYGAVVLIWTLVYADCASFNGFHRCYALGFPLATVLFIWIVLRTMVLNLAQGGIRWRGTFYSLKELKTNRI